From the Mangifera indica cultivar Alphonso chromosome 10, CATAS_Mindica_2.1, whole genome shotgun sequence genome, one window contains:
- the LOC123227741 gene encoding anthranilate synthase alpha subunit 1, chloroplastic-like isoform X2, translating into MSSVAIQSLSFSQRLVPSSYRLSPISLPRISRLSFPRFSVPRVPNIKCVSVSSSPSLASKNENIVPLYQCIFSDQLTPVLAYRCLVKEDNREAPSFLYESVEPGSRGCTVGRYSVVGAQPTMEIVAKENKVTIMDHVAGSVVEEVVEDPMMIPRSISERWKPQLVDELPDAFCGGWVGYFSYDTVRYVENKKLPFSNAPEDDRNLADIHLGLYEDVIVFDHVEKKVYVIHWVRLDQHSSVEKAYLDGIEHLEKLVNRLQHTDPPRLSPGCVDLCTHHFGPQLKESNMTSEAYKKTVLRAKEHIQAGDIFQIVLSQRFERRTYADPFEVYRALRIVNPSPYMTYLQARGCILVGSSPEILTRVKKNNIVNRPLAGTVRRGKSTVEDERMKMLLLSDEKQCAEHVMLVDLGRNDVGKVAKSGSVKVEKLMDVERYSHVMHISSTVTGELKENLDCWDALRAALPVGTVSGAPKVKAMELIDELEVNRRGPYSGGFGGVSFTGDMDIALALRTIVFQTGTPYDTLHSYKDANKRREWVAYLQAGAGVVADSDPDDEHRECQNKAAALARAIDLAESAFVNK; encoded by the exons ATGTCATCAG TGGCAATTCAATCTCTGAGCTTCTCTCAACGCTTGGTACCGTCCAGTTACCGGCTGTCTCCGATTTCGCTCCCCCGCATTTCTAGATTAAGCTTCCCCAGGTTTTCCGTTCCACGTGTTCCTAATATCAAATGCGTGTCTGTCTCGAGCAGCCCCTCCCTAG CttccaaaaatgaaaatattgttcCATTATACCAATGCATATTTTCGGACCAGTTGACTCCAGTATTGGCATATCGTTGTCTCGTTAAAGAAGATAATAGAGAAGCCCCGAGTTTTCTTTATGAGTCGGTGGAGCCGGGCTCTCGGGGTTGTACTGTT GGAAGATACAGCGTGGTTGGAGCTCAGCCAACCATGGAAATTGTCGCCAAAGAGAATAAGGTTACGATAATGGACCATGTGGCCGGCAGTGTGGTTGAGGAGGTTGTTGAGGATCCGATGATGATTCCCAGAAGCATCTCTGAGAGGTGGAAGCCTCAACTTGTTGATGAACTTCCTGATGCTTTTTGCG GGGGTTGGGTCGGGTATTTCTCATATGATACGGTTCGCTATGTTGAGAACAAAAAGTTACCATTCTCAAATGCACCGGAGGATGACAGGAACCTTGCTGACATTCATCTAGGTCTCTATGAGGATGTGATTGTGTTTGATCACGTGGAGAAG AAAGTCTACGTAATTCACTGGGTGAGGCTAGATCAGCACTCTTCTGTTGAGAAGGCATACTTGGATGGAATCGAACACTTGGAAAAATTAGTCAACAGGCTACAACACACTGACCC GCCAAGACTGTCCCCAGGTTGTGTAGATTTATGCACTCATCATTTTGGTCCTCAATTGAAAGAATCAAACATGACAAGTGAAGCATACAAGAAGACTGTTCTTCGGGCGAAAGAACACATCCAGGCCGGGGATATTTTCCAGATCGTACTAAGTCAGCGATTTGAGCGCCGAACATACGCTGATCCGTTTGAAGTGTATAGAGCATTAAGAATCGTGAATCCAAGCCCATATATGACTTACTTACAA GCTAGAGGGTGTATTCTGGTAGGTTCAAGTCCGGAAATTCTAACACGAGTAAAGAAG AACAACATTGTGAATCGACCATTGGCTGGGACAGTTCGAAGAGGGAAGAGCACTGTTGAAGATGAAAGGATGAAAATGTTGTTGCTAAGTGACGAAAAGCAATGTGCAGAACACGTTATGCTGGTTGATTTGGGTCGCAATGATGTTGGaaag GTTGCAAAATCTGGTTCCGTGAAGGTGGAAAAGCTTATGGACGTTGAACGTTATTCTCATGTCATGCACATAAGCTCCACA GTTACAGGTGAGTTGAAAGAAAATCTCGACTGCTGGGATGCCCTAAGAGCCGCACTGCCTGTTGGAACTGTTAGCGGAGCACCAAAGGTAAAGGCGATGGAGTTAATCGATGAGTTGGAGGTAAATAGGCGCGGTCCGTACAGTGGCGGGTTTGGAGGCGTTTCCTTTACAGGCGATATGGACATTGCATTGGCTCTAAGGACTATAGTATTCCAAACTGGAACCCCTTATGATACACTCCACTCGTATAAGGATGCCAACAAGCGCCGGGAATGGGTTGCATATCTTCAAGCTGGTGCCGGTGTTGTCGCTGACAGTGACCCTGACGATGAGCACCGCGAATGCCAGAACAAGGCCGCTGCGCTAGCCCGAGCCATCGACTTGGCCGAGTCTGCCTTCGTGAACAAATAA
- the LOC123227741 gene encoding anthranilate synthase alpha subunit 1, chloroplastic-like isoform X1, with product MSSVAIQSLSFSQRLVPSSYRLSPISLPRISRLSFPRFSVPRVPNIKCVSVSSSPSLAHEKTRFAEASKNENIVPLYQCIFSDQLTPVLAYRCLVKEDNREAPSFLYESVEPGSRGCTVGRYSVVGAQPTMEIVAKENKVTIMDHVAGSVVEEVVEDPMMIPRSISERWKPQLVDELPDAFCGGWVGYFSYDTVRYVENKKLPFSNAPEDDRNLADIHLGLYEDVIVFDHVEKKVYVIHWVRLDQHSSVEKAYLDGIEHLEKLVNRLQHTDPPRLSPGCVDLCTHHFGPQLKESNMTSEAYKKTVLRAKEHIQAGDIFQIVLSQRFERRTYADPFEVYRALRIVNPSPYMTYLQARGCILVGSSPEILTRVKKNNIVNRPLAGTVRRGKSTVEDERMKMLLLSDEKQCAEHVMLVDLGRNDVGKVAKSGSVKVEKLMDVERYSHVMHISSTVTGELKENLDCWDALRAALPVGTVSGAPKVKAMELIDELEVNRRGPYSGGFGGVSFTGDMDIALALRTIVFQTGTPYDTLHSYKDANKRREWVAYLQAGAGVVADSDPDDEHRECQNKAAALARAIDLAESAFVNK from the exons ATGTCATCAG TGGCAATTCAATCTCTGAGCTTCTCTCAACGCTTGGTACCGTCCAGTTACCGGCTGTCTCCGATTTCGCTCCCCCGCATTTCTAGATTAAGCTTCCCCAGGTTTTCCGTTCCACGTGTTCCTAATATCAAATGCGTGTCTGTCTCGAGCAGCCCCTCCCTAG CTCATGAAAAAACGAGATTTGCTGAAGCttccaaaaatgaaaatattgttcCATTATACCAATGCATATTTTCGGACCAGTTGACTCCAGTATTGGCATATCGTTGTCTCGTTAAAGAAGATAATAGAGAAGCCCCGAGTTTTCTTTATGAGTCGGTGGAGCCGGGCTCTCGGGGTTGTACTGTT GGAAGATACAGCGTGGTTGGAGCTCAGCCAACCATGGAAATTGTCGCCAAAGAGAATAAGGTTACGATAATGGACCATGTGGCCGGCAGTGTGGTTGAGGAGGTTGTTGAGGATCCGATGATGATTCCCAGAAGCATCTCTGAGAGGTGGAAGCCTCAACTTGTTGATGAACTTCCTGATGCTTTTTGCG GGGGTTGGGTCGGGTATTTCTCATATGATACGGTTCGCTATGTTGAGAACAAAAAGTTACCATTCTCAAATGCACCGGAGGATGACAGGAACCTTGCTGACATTCATCTAGGTCTCTATGAGGATGTGATTGTGTTTGATCACGTGGAGAAG AAAGTCTACGTAATTCACTGGGTGAGGCTAGATCAGCACTCTTCTGTTGAGAAGGCATACTTGGATGGAATCGAACACTTGGAAAAATTAGTCAACAGGCTACAACACACTGACCC GCCAAGACTGTCCCCAGGTTGTGTAGATTTATGCACTCATCATTTTGGTCCTCAATTGAAAGAATCAAACATGACAAGTGAAGCATACAAGAAGACTGTTCTTCGGGCGAAAGAACACATCCAGGCCGGGGATATTTTCCAGATCGTACTAAGTCAGCGATTTGAGCGCCGAACATACGCTGATCCGTTTGAAGTGTATAGAGCATTAAGAATCGTGAATCCAAGCCCATATATGACTTACTTACAA GCTAGAGGGTGTATTCTGGTAGGTTCAAGTCCGGAAATTCTAACACGAGTAAAGAAG AACAACATTGTGAATCGACCATTGGCTGGGACAGTTCGAAGAGGGAAGAGCACTGTTGAAGATGAAAGGATGAAAATGTTGTTGCTAAGTGACGAAAAGCAATGTGCAGAACACGTTATGCTGGTTGATTTGGGTCGCAATGATGTTGGaaag GTTGCAAAATCTGGTTCCGTGAAGGTGGAAAAGCTTATGGACGTTGAACGTTATTCTCATGTCATGCACATAAGCTCCACA GTTACAGGTGAGTTGAAAGAAAATCTCGACTGCTGGGATGCCCTAAGAGCCGCACTGCCTGTTGGAACTGTTAGCGGAGCACCAAAGGTAAAGGCGATGGAGTTAATCGATGAGTTGGAGGTAAATAGGCGCGGTCCGTACAGTGGCGGGTTTGGAGGCGTTTCCTTTACAGGCGATATGGACATTGCATTGGCTCTAAGGACTATAGTATTCCAAACTGGAACCCCTTATGATACACTCCACTCGTATAAGGATGCCAACAAGCGCCGGGAATGGGTTGCATATCTTCAAGCTGGTGCCGGTGTTGTCGCTGACAGTGACCCTGACGATGAGCACCGCGAATGCCAGAACAAGGCCGCTGCGCTAGCCCGAGCCATCGACTTGGCCGAGTCTGCCTTCGTGAACAAATAA